Proteins encoded in a region of the Perca fluviatilis chromosome 6, GENO_Pfluv_1.0, whole genome shotgun sequence genome:
- the plcxd3 gene encoding PI-PLC X domain-containing protein 3 has product MASSHGRSDMRFADWMASLPQSMHSTPLTNLAIPGSHDSFSFYIDEASPVGPEQPETVQNFVSVFGTVAKKLMRKWLATQTMNFTSQLEAGIRFFDLRISTKPRDPDNELFFAHGLFSATVREGLEQISSFLSAHAREVVFLDFNHFYGVQNLHHEKLVAMLKEVFGDKLCPVVFAQEVSLQYLWEKEYQVLVFYHHPMALEVPFLWPGQMMPSPWANTTDPEKLVQFLQASVTDRRRKGTFFVSQVVLTPKASTVMKGVASGLRETITERALPGMMQWIRSQRPGESGINIITADFVELGEFISAVITLNYHMDDDEDDAT; this is encoded by the exons ATGGCTTCGTCTCACGGGAGAAGCGACATGCGGTTTGCAGACTGGATGGCAAGTTTACCTCAGAGCATGCACAGTACTCCGCTCACCAACCTGGCTATCCCCG GTTCCCATGATTCCTTCAGTTTTTACATCGACGAGGCGTCTCCAGTTGGCCCCGAGCAGCCGGAAACAGTTCAGaactttgtttctgtttttgggACGGTGGCTAAGAAACTAATGAGGAAGTGGTTAGCTACACAGACTATGAACTTCACCAGCCAGCTGGAGGCTGGGATCCGCTTCTTCGACCTGCGCATCTCCACCAAGCCCCGCGACCCCGACAACGAATTGTTCTTCGCCCACGGGCTCTTCAGTGCCACA gtCAGAGAAGGTCTTGAGCAGATCAGCAGTTTCCTGTCAGCTCATGCAAGAGAGGTTGTGTTCCTGGACTTCAACCACTTTTACGGCGTGCAGAACCTGCACCATGAGAAACTGGTGGCCATGTTAAAAGAGGTGTTTGGAGACAAACTCTGCCCAGTCGTCTTCGCTCAGGAG GTGTCTCTGCAATATCTGTGGGAGAAGGAGTACCAGGTGCTTGTCTTCTATCACCACCCTATGGCCCTTGAAGTGCCCTTCCTGTGGCCAGGGCAGATGATGCCCTCTCCCTGGGCCAACACCACCGACCCAGAGAAGCTGGTTCAGTTTCTCCAGGCGTCTGTCACTGACCGCAG GAGGAAGGGGACCTTCTTTGTCTCCCAGGTGGTTCTAACACCGAAGGCCAGCACTGTGATGAAGGGCGTGGCTAGCGGACTGAGAGAGACAATCACTGAAAG GGCCTTACCAGGCATGATGCAGTGGATCAGATCGCAGAGACCCGGGGAAAGCGGCATCAACATTATCACAGCTGACTTTGTGGAGCTCGGGGAATTCATCAGTGCCGTCATCACCCTCAACTATCACATGGACGATGATGAAGATGACGCCACCTGA